The DNA window TTACGCGCCACATTGACGCGGTCGCCGAACCAGCCGCTGGTGATCGCCAGCCCCGTGGTGTCCCTGGGACGCGCGCGGAAGAGACCCTCATAGATCAGGCCGGTGTTGAAGTACCAGGTCATGGGATTGACGTCGTCGGTCAGGCTGAAGACGACCGCCCCGAAGCCTGAGAGCCCGCGATCCGCGCCGGCGCTCTCGCGGTAGAGCATCTGATCCGCCAGCACCCAGCCCATGGCGTTGCCCGTCTCGGTGGCGTTGTCGAGTCGCCCGACATTCTGGAACTCGCCGGTCATGTAGTAGCCGCCGATCTTATAGACCCCCGGCAAGGCGTCCTTGGAATCGCGGTTGACGTGATAGTGAATCTCGCCCGCCAGGGTCACGCCGTTGTCGCCGAAGCCCCAACTGGTGCCGTGATCGTTGTGGCTGGGGCTCGCCGGGTCGCCTTCCTTACCCTCGGGGTCACCGTCGTAGACGGCCGCCTGAATGGTCCAGTTTCTCGCGGGGGTGTCATAGCGCGCCCGCGCGCCCCAGGTCGCCAGCGGATAGGCGGTGAAGGTGAAAGGGTTCTGCAGGAACACCGGCTTGGGACTGCCGCAGAATGAATTGTTGAAGAACTGGCAGTAGAGCGGCGAACGCAGGAAATCGTCGTTCGCGATCAGACGCCCATAGGCGAGGTTGAGCCGGTCATCGAGCAGGCGGGTATTGAACTGGACATTGGCGAGCTTGACGTTCTGGCCGCCATAGAGTTCCTGGACGGTGAAGAGGTTGCCGCCCTCGGAGGGGGCGACGAAGCGCTCCGAGACACTCAGACCGTCACGTTTGGAGACCTGGATCAGCAGGTCGGTCCCGCCGATGCCCAGGAGGCGTTCGAGGTCGAAACCAAAATTCAGGCCGATATTGTCGGCATAGGTTCCGCCTTTTATCTCCCCGCCGGAGACATTGGCCATCGGCTCGGCGGTATAGCCCAGATTGATGGTCACGCCTTGTTCCTTCCAGCGATCGCGCGCACCGCCCCAGTTGCCGGTGAGATAATCGCTATTTGGAAAGTCGGTTGCCGCGGCCATCGGCGCGGCGAGGGCCGCGGCAATCGTCAGTGCCGCCAAATCGAATTTAGGGTGCGGACAATCCATCATGCGATCTGCGCTCCGATCAAGTTGACACGAGGGCGGCGCGGCGGGGGAGAGCGATTGATTCGGCGGGCCGCTCTTGACCCATGGACGATATCCCCTCGGACGTCCCGCACCGGTTGTGATTCTCGTCGCGGCGGCTTGAAGCCGTTCCGGCCACATCCTGTCATTTCCACGCATGTCTGTCGAGTCTGCCGGGATGCCTCCAGTAATTCTCGATTTTTGACGTAGGAGCCCGCTTGCGGGCGACTTGCGGACCTGCGGGTTTGCTTGCGGGCGACGGGGTCGGCAGACCCATAGGCGTTTGACAGGTCATGTCGCCCGCAAGCGGGCTCCTACGATGGCGGATGTCAGCGTTTTTCCCAGACACGGCGGATGCGGCTATCATTCCGACCTTTCAATCACAGCCTCCGGCGGATGTATTCAAGCGTGTCGAGCATCCTGATGCATCGCCCGGTTCTGGCCTGGGCGCTTTACGACTGGGCCAATTCAGCCTTCGCGACGACCGTGATGGCGGGGTTCTTTCCCGTTTTCTACAGCGCCATCAGCGGCGATCTGTCCATCCAGGACGCGCAATTCTGGTTCAACGTCGCGCTCTTCGGCGCCAGCCTGCTGGTGGCGATCGCCGCTCCAATTTTAGGCGCCATCGCGGATCGCGGCGGTAGCCGCAAGCGCTTTCTCGCCCTGTTCGCGATGATCGGCATCCTCATGACCGCCGGTCTTGTCTGGGTCCATGCTGGACAATGGCCGCTCGGACTCGCGCTCTTCGCGCTGGGGACCGTGGGGTTCTCGGGCGCCAACGTCTTCTACGACTCCATGCTCCCGGATGTCTCAAGCGCGCGCGATTTCGATCTCGTTTCGGCCTTCGGCTACGCGCTGGGGTATGTGGGCGGGGGACTGCTGTTTGCCGTCAATGTGCTGATGGTCAAGAACCCCGAGTGGTTCGGTCTCTCGGACCCCGGCGAGGCGGTTCGCGTCTCCTTTCTCTCCGTGGCCGTCTGGTGGGCGCTGTTCACGGTGCCGCTGCTGCGGTTCGTCAAGGAGACGCCCACCCAGGATCCGGCGCCGCCGGCGCGCGCGATACGCGAGGGCTGGCGACAGTTACGGCGCACACTGTCGGAAATCCGCAAGCTGCGCGCGATTCTGTTATTCCTCGTGGCCTACTGGATCTATATCGACGGGGTCAACACGGTCATCAAGACCGCCGTGTTTTTCGGCGATCGGGTGTTGGGGCTCGATCAGAGCGCCCTGATCGCCGCGCTGCTGGTTACCCAGTTCGTCGCCTTTCCCGCCGCACTCCTTTTTGGCTGGCTGGGTCAGCGAATCGGCGCGCGGCCAGCGATCCTCATCGGCCTTGCCGTCTATTTTCTGGCGATCGTCTATGCCTGGCGTTTCCTGCGCACCGCGGAGGATTTTTTAATCCTCGCCATCGCGATCGGACTGGTGCAGGGCGGCGTGCAGAGTCTGTCGCGATCGCTCTATGCCCGCCTGATCCCGGTCGACAAGAGCGCCGAATTCTTCGGGTTCTTCAACATGGTCGGAAAATTCGCCACAATCCTCGGGCCGCTCCTGATCGCGCTGACCCCGTTGGTGGTGCCCGGCGCTGGTCCGCGCGACAGCATCCTGTCGCTATCGCTCCTCTTTCTGATTGGTGGCTTCCTGCTGTGGCGGGTGAAACCGGAGGTCGTTCCTGGCGGTTCCAACGGTCGGGCGTAGTCTATAACGGTCTGATCTCGAATGGCTTGCGGCTGGACGCTGACCGCTGTTATCGCGTCAGGCGACCGTCGGCGTTTGGTTGGCGGACGTTCATCGGCCGCTCCTGTCCTGCCGCACGGTCGGCGTCAACTCCACCGTCGTCTGGCCGTTGCCGATCCAGACCTGACCGCCATCGATGGTGCACTGGAGATCCATGGAGCGCGCCACCAGTCCGGTCAGTGACTGCACCTCGACGCTGTTCAGGTCGAGCACCCGGAGATTGCGCAGACGTTGCAGGCTCGCGCCGTTCTGTTGCCACCAGAGGTCGCCCGCCCGGCCCGCGAAATTGATCGTCACCACGTCCTGGGCGCGTCCGCTGGCCTGGCGGAGCCGCCGCTCGTCCGGTTGACCCAGTTCGATCCAGCGCTCGATCTCGCCGCTCAGGCTGCGCTGCCAGAGGTCCGGTTCGTCGTCGGTGGACAGTCCCTTGGTGAAGCTCAACAGCGGGTCGGCGAAGAGACAGAAGGCGAACAGCCGGACCATCATCCGGGTATCGGTTTCGGAGGGATGACGAGCCAGAGTGAGCGCATGGCTAGCGTAATAGTGACGGTCCATGTCGCTGATCTGAACCTGCGCCTTGAACACGGTTGCCTTGAGGGCCATGGAGTCTATCCTGGAATGAGTGAGTGACGCCCCAAGCGGGGCAGACGCTCATGGTAACCGCGAAAGCGCGCCAATACCGGCATGATCCTTGGTCATGCCGATCATTCATTCATCGGAGATGAGGTGTTCCCATGGCTCAATGGCGTGACGTTGCGAAAGCGTTTGCCCTGGCCGATGGCCATATCAGTCAGAAAGAAGTCGACGTCTTGCGTAAGGCGTTATTCGCGGACGGACGGATTTCCAAGAGCGAACTGGATTTTCTAAAAGAAATCAAAAAGGAGGCGACATCGTCGGTGCAGTTGCTCGATGCCTTGATCGCGGATTGCGAAAAGTCGCTCGACTGACGCTGCATTCAGTCCTGGCCGCCGCTCGCATGCAACGCATCCAGTTTCCCGACCATCTGATCTGGGGCGCGGCGACGGCGGCCTTTCAGATCGAGGGGGCCGCCGACCTGGATGGCAAGGCGCCGTCGATCTGGGATCGCTTCACGGCGCGGCGCGGCCGGATTCTGGACGGCACGGACGCCAGCGTTGCCTGCGACCACTACCGGCGCTATCGCGAGGATCTGGATCTCATGGCGGCGCTTGGATTGGGCGCCTATCGCTTCTCCATCTCCTGGCCGCGGGTGATCTCCAGCCCCGCGCGGCGGGCGAATCGGTTGGGCCTCGATTTTTACGACCGGCTGGTGGATGGACTGCTCGCACGCGGGATTCGACCGTTCGCGACCCTCTACCACTGGGATCTGCCCTGGTTCGAGCAGCAGCGCGGCGGCTGGGAGTCGCGCGACACCGTCTGGCGCTTTGCCGACTATGCCGAGGCGGTCGCGCGCGCCCTAGGCGATCGGGTCAAGCATTGGGTCACCATCAACGAGCCGCTCACGATCGCCACTGCGGGCTATGTCTCCGGCGACCACGCGCCCGGTCGACGCCATCCGCTGCGCGCCTTTCGCGTCGCCCACCACCTCCTGCTGGCCCATGGCGCCGGCCTTCAGCGTCTGCGCGCGCACGTCGCCGATGCCGCTGTCGGGCCGGCGCTCAACCTCTTCCCGGTGCTCCCGTGTCGGCGCTCGGATGTGCGTCTGGCCGAGCGGATCGATGCACTGGCGAATCGACTCTTCGCCGATCCGATCCTGGCCGGACGCTATCCGACGTCGCTCCGGCGTCTGCTAACCGTCTACCGACGGACCTTGCGTCCGGGCGATCTGGCGCTCATCGGCCAGCCGGTCGATTTCGTCGGCGTCAACCACTATTCGCACCTCATCGTGGAACGCAACTGGCTGCCCTGGCTGGGTTTTCGGCTGGCGCGCAGCCTCGATCCGAACGCCCGGCACACCGACATGGACTGGCAGATCGAGCCGCGCAGCTTTCTCGATACCCTGACCTGGCTGCGCGAGCGTTACGGCAATCCGCCGGTCTATATTACCGAGAACGGCGCGGCCTTCGTCGATCGGGTCGAGTCGGACGGGAGCGTGCGCGACCCGCAGCGGCGCGACTATCTGGAGGGCTATCTGTTCATGCTGCACCGCGCCATGGACGCGGGCAGCGATGTGCGCGGGTATTTCGTCTGGAGCCTGCTGGACAATTTTGAATGGTCCCTGGGCCTGTCGAAGCGCTTTGGGTTGATCCATGTCGACTATCGAAGCCTGCGGCGGACACCCAAGCTCAGTGCGCGCTGGTATGCGGACGTGTGCCGCACCGGCGGTTTCGATCTCGACGACTCTCTGTATCGATCGCTGCTTGACACGGCGCTCGACGACTCGCTGGAACTGATCTAACCCGCGCCAGCGCCTGTCATTGGAGACGCGATTCAATTTCATCGGGGGACAACATGAAGGCCAGTGTCATCATCCCAACCCTGAACGAAGCCGAACTCCTCCCCGGATTGCTGGATCGGCTCGACCGCCAGACCTTCCGCGACTTCGAGATCATCGTGGCCGATGCCGGGTCGAGCGACGAGACGCGCGCGATCTGCCGCGCGCGAGGCGTGAACCTGACCGAGGGCGGAATGCCCGCAGCGGGCCGCAACCGCGGCGCCGCGGTGGCGCGCGGCGAGCGGCTGTTTTTTTTCGACGCCGATGTCCTGCCGCCGGCGGATTTTTTGGAAAAGGCGCTTGGAGAGATGGACGCGGAGGGGATTCGACTCGCGACCTGTTGGTTCGAGCCGGATTCCGACAATCCGCTCGATGCGCTTCTCTTCGAGCTTGCCAACCAATTCGTCAAGCTCAGTCTCAAGACCGCGCCGCATGCCGGCGGTTTCGCCATTTTCGTCGATCACGAACTTTTCGACCGTGTCGGCGGCTTCGACGAAGCGCTCCGGCTGGCCGAGGATCACGACTTCGTCAAGCGCGCCGCCCGCCATGCCCCGCTGCATCTGCTCGAATCCACCCAGATTCGCATGAGCGTGCGGCGTCTGGAAAAGGACGGTCGCTTCAGCTACAGCGCCAAGTGTCTCCAGGTCGAACTGCACCGACTTTTCAAGGGCGAGGTGACCGAAGACATCGTCGATTACCAGTTTGGCTACGCGCCCTCGGGCAACAATAACGGAGCGGACGAGGGACTGAAGCGGCTGATCGAGCGGATGGCGGTCTGGAGACGCGAGCATGCCGCGACGCTCAAGCGAGTCGCGCGTGACGTGAAGCAGGCACCGGAGGTGCAGGACGCCATGGCCGAACTCAGGCGCAATTTCGATACCTTGAAGGAGGCCGTGCGGGCCTATCTGTCACGCTGATGCGAGTCGCATAAAGAACCCCCGACGCCCTGGGGTAAAGACGTCGGGGGAATGCTTTCCCGGCAGAGCTGCCGGTACTTGAGGCTGCCAGGGGGATGAACAGCCCCGTTTCGCTCGTAAAATGTGACCGGAGTCACTTGGCGAAGTTCCGCGGGCGCTGTCCGAAATCTTCTTGGGAATTTGGAATTTCCGGGAAACGTCAACCCAAACTTGATCCGTTCGCGGTGACATTGAATCTGTTCGTCCCAAAGCCTGTCTTGAGCGAAGCCGAAGGTCTCATGGGTTCAGTCGGACGATCCGTTCATCTAAACGATCTCCGTACCGTTCGAGGCGCTGCCATTCAGTTAAGGCGATTTCCGGGAAAGACTTTACCGATTTTCCGTTCATCCTTCGATACGCTCAGGACGAACGGAAAATCGCGCTCCGAAGCCGACATTGAATCCGTTCGTGGTGAGCTTGTCGAACCATGAACGGATTCAATGTCGCAACGAACGGATGCAATATTACATCGCCATGCCCCGCGGACCGTGGCTTGTCGCACTGGCTTTCCTTGTTCTGTTCGCGCCCACCACGGAACCATCAGGATGACACCGGAAGAATTTATCGCAAACTGGAAAGGGAACCGGCTCAACGAACGTGCCGGCGCGCAACAAAACTTTAGCGACCTCTGCGAACTGCTCAGCGTCGAGAAGCCGCGCGATCCCGACAACTCCCGACTCCATGAGAGATGGGCATTGCAGATGGGCAGTAGCCTTGAGGATCGCCTCCGCTATACATCGTCCAGCACTTTTCGGACCTTCCCCTTCCCCGAAGGACTGACCCCGGCCAATACCAACCAAGGAACCGAGACACTCGAATCGGGCGCCGTGATCCCGACCGTCGACACCGAGCGTCGGCCACACGCCCAGGCCATCGCCGAGGCCGCGCACCGTCTCAACGCACTGCGCGAGAACTGGCTGAACCCGCCCGAGTGGATCGAACGCATCCCCGAAGTCGTCCCCGGCTACCCGGAGCGGATCGTACCCAAGACCGAACACGCTGCCGAGCTGAAGAAACGCACCCTCACCAACCTCTACAACACGCCCCCGGCCTGGCTGGTCAATCACCATCAAGCACTCGATACGGCGGTGGCGAACGCCTACGGCTGGAGCGACGACACGCCGGCCTTGTCCGACGCCGAGATTCTGCGCCGCCTGCTGGCGTTGAACCTCGCGCGGATCGGATCGGACTAGCGTCCGCGCTCTGCCTCCCACCTTTCATCCACTGCCATTAAGAGGGTGTAGACAAAATCAAACCGTTGTGGTCAACCGCCGCAGCAGGATGCGCGCCTCCGCCAGCCAAACCCAGGTTTCGGAGACCGCTGGCAGACGGTCATGATGCATGATCAATCGACGGGCACGCTCATTCCACGCATGGGTGCGCTCGACAACCCAGCGCTTCGGCAGCGGAACGAAGCCGTCGGCGTTGGCGATCACCACTCGGTCAGGCGCCCCGTCCACGTGCCAGGAGCCAACGCTTTTGTTGGCTGGATGGCGCACGACTTCCACGCGGATCGCGTGGGTCTGCTCGGTGGTTTGGGCAAATTGACCGGCGTAGGCGCTATCGACAAACAGCGTGTTGATCTGGGGGTACTTGGCGGCCGTGTCAGCGACGGCGCCCGAGGCGGCATCGCGGTCCTGAAGATTGGCCGCGACCACGCTCACCGCCAACACGAACCCCAAGGTATCGACCACCAGGCTGCGCTTGCGCCCCTTGACCTGCTTGCCCGCATCAAAGCCGCTCGGTCCACCCTGCGGCGAGCCGCGGGTCGATTGCGCATCCAGCACCGCCGCCGTCGGCGCGATCTCACGCCCCTCGCGTTCGCGCCATTGCCCCCGCAGTCGATCATGCATCTGCTCAAACTTCCCAGCCGCACTCCAACGGCGAAACGTCTTGTAGAC is part of the Thiocystis violascens DSM 198 genome and encodes:
- a CDS encoding carbohydrate porin, yielding MMDCPHPKFDLAALTIAAALAAPMAAATDFPNSDYLTGNWGGARDRWKEQGVTINLGYTAEPMANVSGGEIKGGTYADNIGLNFGFDLERLLGIGGTDLLIQVSKRDGLSVSERFVAPSEGGNLFTVQELYGGQNVKLANVQFNTRLLDDRLNLAYGRLIANDDFLRSPLYCQFFNNSFCGSPKPVFLQNPFTFTAYPLATWGARARYDTPARNWTIQAAVYDGDPEGKEGDPASPSHNDHGTSWGFGDNGVTLAGEIHYHVNRDSKDALPGVYKIGGYYMTGEFQNVGRLDNATETGNAMGWVLADQMLYRESAGADRGLSGFGAVVFSLTDDVNPMTWYFNTGLIYEGLFRARPRDTTGLAITSGWFGDRVNVARNAQDLAEKDYEAVIELNHKFVLGHGIAIQPDLQYVIRPAGTGDIDNALLIGAKVSVQF
- a CDS encoding MFS transporter, with the translated sequence MSSILMHRPVLAWALYDWANSAFATTVMAGFFPVFYSAISGDLSIQDAQFWFNVALFGASLLVAIAAPILGAIADRGGSRKRFLALFAMIGILMTAGLVWVHAGQWPLGLALFALGTVGFSGANVFYDSMLPDVSSARDFDLVSAFGYALGYVGGGLLFAVNVLMVKNPEWFGLSDPGEAVRVSFLSVAVWWALFTVPLLRFVKETPTQDPAPPARAIREGWRQLRRTLSEIRKLRAILLFLVAYWIYIDGVNTVIKTAVFFGDRVLGLDQSALIAALLVTQFVAFPAALLFGWLGQRIGARPAILIGLAVYFLAIVYAWRFLRTAEDFLILAIAIGLVQGGVQSLSRSLYARLIPVDKSAEFFGFFNMVGKFATILGPLLIALTPLVVPGAGPRDSILSLSLLFLIGGFLLWRVKPEVVPGGSNGRA
- a CDS encoding YaeQ family protein; protein product: MALKATVFKAQVQISDMDRHYYASHALTLARHPSETDTRMMVRLFAFCLFADPLLSFTKGLSTDDEPDLWQRSLSGEIERWIELGQPDERRLRQASGRAQDVVTINFAGRAGDLWWQQNGASLQRLRNLRVLDLNSVEVQSLTGLVARSMDLQCTIDGGQVWIGNGQTTVELTPTVRQDRSGR
- a CDS encoding GH1 family beta-glucosidase, coding for MQRIQFPDHLIWGAATAAFQIEGAADLDGKAPSIWDRFTARRGRILDGTDASVACDHYRRYREDLDLMAALGLGAYRFSISWPRVISSPARRANRLGLDFYDRLVDGLLARGIRPFATLYHWDLPWFEQQRGGWESRDTVWRFADYAEAVARALGDRVKHWVTINEPLTIATAGYVSGDHAPGRRHPLRAFRVAHHLLLAHGAGLQRLRAHVADAAVGPALNLFPVLPCRRSDVRLAERIDALANRLFADPILAGRYPTSLRRLLTVYRRTLRPGDLALIGQPVDFVGVNHYSHLIVERNWLPWLGFRLARSLDPNARHTDMDWQIEPRSFLDTLTWLRERYGNPPVYITENGAAFVDRVESDGSVRDPQRRDYLEGYLFMLHRAMDAGSDVRGYFVWSLLDNFEWSLGLSKRFGLIHVDYRSLRRTPKLSARWYADVCRTGGFDLDDSLYRSLLDTALDDSLELI
- a CDS encoding glycosyltransferase; translation: MKASVIIPTLNEAELLPGLLDRLDRQTFRDFEIIVADAGSSDETRAICRARGVNLTEGGMPAAGRNRGAAVARGERLFFFDADVLPPADFLEKALGEMDAEGIRLATCWFEPDSDNPLDALLFELANQFVKLSLKTAPHAGGFAIFVDHELFDRVGGFDEALRLAEDHDFVKRAARHAPLHLLESTQIRMSVRRLEKDGRFSYSAKCLQVELHRLFKGEVTEDIVDYQFGYAPSGNNNGADEGLKRLIERMAVWRREHAATLKRVARDVKQAPEVQDAMAELRRNFDTLKEAVRAYLSR
- a CDS encoding IS5 family transposase, translated to MSKAGRPPKIHEAEQAVLRQIVTDRPTSTLSEIARELAARTGIEAHEATIRKSLREAGVTRLRGESGLEAQARATPRRYGYTDAHRRHDPDQSYPSCLTDAEWDLVAALFEMPGGRGQPPRVSRRSILEACCYVVRTGCAWRMLPHDFAPWQNVYKTFRRWSAAGKFEQMHDRLRGQWREREGREIAPTAAVLDAQSTRGSPQGGPSGFDAGKQVKGRKRSLVVDTLGFVLAVSVVAANLQDRDAASGAVADTAAKYPQINTLFVDSAYAGQFAQTTEQTHAIRVEVVRHPANKSVGSWHVDGAPDRVVIANADGFVPLPKRWVVERTHAWNERARRLIMHHDRLPAVSETWVWLAEARILLRRLTTTV